A region from the Sandaracinus amylolyticus genome encodes:
- a CDS encoding FadR/GntR family transcriptional regulator → MAPADPRKRAAVEAANRIRDEILTGRYPSGSSLPGERELSEQLGVSRLTLRSALAHLEAEGLVRPYHGSGTRVLDFREHGGIDLLGYLARLAFEGRVVPIDVLADLLELRRSVAVDAVGLAAERATAEEIHAMREHLAMQAELMDQPRAFMQADIAFARRVVRATHNLAFELIYNTVARTLESNAGLELAFFANAPQTLRVYARLIDIVEKREAERARRATRALLERLDRTTLSRVGAFLGMTVREGAHDGDTDHEAEEELR, encoded by the coding sequence ATGGCCCCTGCCGATCCCCGCAAGCGCGCCGCCGTCGAGGCCGCGAACCGCATCCGCGACGAGATCCTCACCGGGCGCTACCCGTCGGGCTCGAGCCTGCCCGGTGAGCGCGAGCTCTCGGAGCAGCTCGGCGTCTCGCGCCTGACGCTCCGCTCCGCGCTCGCGCACCTCGAGGCCGAGGGCCTGGTGCGCCCGTATCACGGCTCGGGCACGCGCGTGCTCGACTTCCGCGAGCACGGCGGGATCGACCTCCTCGGGTACCTCGCGCGACTCGCGTTCGAAGGGCGCGTGGTGCCGATCGACGTGCTCGCGGATCTGCTCGAGCTGCGTCGCTCGGTGGCGGTCGACGCGGTGGGGCTCGCCGCCGAGCGAGCGACCGCCGAGGAGATCCACGCGATGCGCGAGCACCTCGCGATGCAGGCCGAGCTGATGGACCAGCCGCGCGCCTTCATGCAGGCCGACATCGCGTTCGCGCGGCGCGTCGTGCGCGCGACGCACAACCTCGCGTTCGAGCTCATCTACAACACGGTCGCGCGCACGCTGGAGAGCAACGCGGGCCTCGAGCTCGCGTTCTTCGCGAACGCGCCGCAGACGCTGCGCGTGTACGCGCGCTTGATCGACATCGTCGAGAAGCGCGAGGCCGAGCGCGCGCGGCGCGCGACGCGCGCGCTGCTCGAGCGGCTCGATCGCACGACGCTCTCGCGCGTCGGCGCGTTCCTCGGGATGACGGTGCGCGAGGGCGCGCACGACGGCGACACGGATCACGAAGCGGAGGAGGAGCTGCGATGA